In Lacerta agilis isolate rLacAgi1 chromosome 1, rLacAgi1.pri, whole genome shotgun sequence, the following proteins share a genomic window:
- the LOC117051814 gene encoding olfactory receptor 1002-like, translated as MRNHTMVYEFIFAGFTDSSTLQIPVFIFVLLIYVTTLLGNLGMVLLIKINPQLHTPMYFFLSNLSFVDFCYSTVVTPRMLMDLFVKRKTISLPGCALQMWFFVHYATTESFLLSTMAYDRYMAISNPLIYAVIMSRRVCAQLVIIPYLFGILNATTQTTLAFQLNFCNNNIIKHFFCDIPAVLSLSCSDTRLNKRLLFGLSSSFGVVCMCIIIVSYTYIIIAILKINSNEGRRKAFSTCSTHLTVVSIFYGTLFFIYVRPSSGSSSSIDVDKMISVFYTMVIPMLNPLIYSLRNKEVKDAVRRLIKGKGFL; from the coding sequence ATGAGAAACCATACTATGGTGTATGAATTCATTTTTGCAGGATTCACTGACTCTTCAACACTTCAGATCCCTGTCTTCATATTCGTCCTGCTAATATATGTTACCACCCTCCTTGGAAATCTTGGAATGGTGCTCTTAATCAAAATTAACCCACAACTTCAcacccccatgtacttcttccttagCAACCTATCCTTTGTAGACTTTTGTTACTCCACTGTTGTCACCCCCAGAATGCTGATGGACCTATTTGTGAAGAGGAAAACTATTTCACTGCCTGGATGTGCTCTGCAGATGTGGTTTTTTGTGCACTATGCAACCACGGAGAGTTTCCTTTTATCTACAATGGCATACGATCGCTACATGGCGATTTCCAACCCTCTGATCTATGCAGTCATTATGTCACGTAGAGTTTGTGCCCAGCTGGTGATCATTCCCTACCTTTTTGGAATATTGAATGCCACGACCCAAACAACCTTAGCCTTTCAACTAAACTTCTGTAACAACAACATAATCAAACACTTCTTCTGTGACATTCCTGCAGTCTTGTCACTCTCCTGTTCAGATACCAGACTCAACAAAAGGTTGCTTTTTGGTTTATCTTCCTCCTTTGgtgttgtgtgcatgtgcattatCATTGTCTCCTATACCTACATCATCATAGCAATCCTGAAAATCAACTCCAATGAGGGCAGGCGCAAAGCTTTCTCTACTTGCTCAACGCACCTCACGGTTGTGTCAATCTTTTATGGGACACTCTTCTTCATATATGTGCGTCCCAGTTCTGGTTCCAGCTCATCAATTGATGTGGACAAGATGATCTCTGTGTTCTACACCATGGTGATCCCCATGCTGAACCCTTTGATCTACAGCTTGAGGAACAAAGAGGTGAAAGATGCTGTGAGGCGGCTGATCAAGGGGAAGGGTTTCCtatag